Within Alteromonas sp. LMIT006, the genomic segment TAAATCTACGAATGCATCCAGCTGTTCAGCTAAGATAGTAGCAGAGCGACGAATCGCTTCTTCTGGATCTAAAGTACCGTCAGTTTCCATATCGATAATCAACTTATCTAAGTCAGTGCGTTGTTCAACACGCGCTGATTCGACTGAGTATGCGATACGAGCAACTGGGCTGTATGAAGCATCAACCAGTAAACGACCAATTGGACGATCATCATCTTCTGAAGAACGACGCACTGATGCAGGAACATAACCACGACCAAGCTCTACTTTGATGCGCATTGCAACGTCAGTATTACCGGTAATCGTACAAATAACATGGTCAGGGTTTGCGATTTCAACATCACCATCGTGCTGGATATCACCAGCAACAACTACACCAGGACCAGATTTTTGTAGGGTTAGTGTCGCTTCAGTTTTACCTTCAAGACGTACTGCTAAGCCTTTTAAGTTTAAAAGGATTTCGATGACGTCTTCTTGCACGCCCTCTTTTGAGCTGTATTCATGTTCTACACCGTCAATTTCTACTTCAGTTACCGCTACGCCAGGCATAGACGATAAAAGAATACGACGTAGTGCATTACCTAGAGTATGACCGAAGCCACGCTCTAAAGGCTCTAATACAACTTTTGCGCGTGTTGGTGAAACGTTTTCAATCTCAACCAATCTTGGTTTTAGGAATTCAGTTACAGATCCCACAATGCATCCTCTTTAGTTAACTTACTTAGAGTAAAGTTCGACGATCAACTGTTCGTTAATTTCTGCAGATAGATCTTCACGCTCAGGTAAACGTTTAAACGTACCTTCAAGTTTAGAACCATCTACTTCGATCCACGTTGGCTTCTCACGCTGTTCAGATAACTCAACAGCTGCAGTGATACGAGCTTGTTTCTTAGCTTTTTCACGAACAGATACAACTGTTTCTGCAGAAACCTGGAATGAAGGAATATTAACCACTTGTCCGTTGACACAAATCGCTTTGTGGCTTACAAGCTGACGCGCTTCAGCACGTGTGCTTGCGTAACCCATGCGATAAACGACGTTATCAAGGCGTTGTTCTAACAACTGTAACAAGTTTTCACCTGTGTTACCTTTTAAACGAGCCGCTTCTTTGTAGTAGTTACGGAATTGCTTTTCAAGTACACCGTACATACGACGTACTTTTTGTTTTTCACGTAATTGTAAGCCGTAATCAGATAAACGACCGCGACGAGCACCGTGCTGGCCAGGAGCGTTTTCTAATTTACACTTAGTATCAATTGCACGAACGCCACTCTTAAGGAACAAGTCAGTTCCTTCGCGACGACTTAGTTTGAGTTTAGGACCCAAATATCTTGCCATGATCTTTCTCCAACTGTCCGTCGATTAAACGCGACGTTTTTTCGGTGGACGACAACCGTTGTGAGGAATAGGCGTCACATCGGTAATGTTAGTGATCTTGTAACCAGTTGCATTCAAAGCACGGATCGCAGACTCACGGCCTGGACCTGGACCTTTAACGAACACTTCAAGGTTCTTAAGACCATATTCTTGTGCTGCTTCACCAGCGCGCTCCGCCGCAACCTGTGCAGCAAATGGGGTAGATTTACGTGAACCACGGAAACCTGAACCACCAGAAGTCGCCCATGCTAAGGCATTGCCTTGACGGTCGGTGATAGTCACAATCGTATTGTTGAAAGAAGCATGGATATGAGCCATACCATCAGCAACTTGACGTTTTGCGCGTTTACGCGCACGAGTAGGTGCTTTTGCCATTACTTTATCCCCCGCTTACTTTTTAATTGGCTTACGAGGACCTTTACGGGTACGCGCATTGGTTTTAGTGCGCTGACCACGTAGAGGTAAGCTACGACGGTGGCGAATACCACGGAAGCAACCTAGGTCCATCAAACGTTTGATGCTCATTGATACTTCACGACGTAAGTCACCTTCAACAGTGAACTTAGCTACTTCATCACGAAGTTTATCAATAGTTGTTTCGTCAAGATCTTTGATCTTGGTTTCTTCTGCAACACCAGCAGATGCACAAATGCTTTTTGCACGTGTAGCACCGATACCGAAAATCGCTTGTAGCGCGATTACTGTATGCTTGTGTTCAGGAATG encodes:
- the rpoA gene encoding DNA-directed RNA polymerase subunit alpha, with the protein product MVGSVTEFLKPRLVEIENVSPTRAKVVLEPLERGFGHTLGNALRRILLSSMPGVAVTEVEIDGVEHEYSSKEGVQEDVIEILLNLKGLAVRLEGKTEATLTLQKSGPGVVVAGDIQHDGDVEIANPDHVICTITGNTDVAMRIKVELGRGYVPASVRRSSEDDDRPIGRLLVDASYSPVARIAYSVESARVEQRTDLDKLIIDMETDGTLDPEEAIRRSATILAEQLDAFVDLRDVSVPEAKEEKPEFDPILLRPVDDLELTVRSANCLKAEAVQYIGDLVQRTEVELLKTPNLGKKSLTEIKDVLASRGLSLGMRLENWPPESIAE
- the rpsD gene encoding 30S ribosomal protein S4; its protein translation is MARYLGPKLKLSRREGTDLFLKSGVRAIDTKCKLENAPGQHGARRGRLSDYGLQLREKQKVRRMYGVLEKQFRNYYKEAARLKGNTGENLLQLLEQRLDNVVYRMGYASTRAEARQLVSHKAICVNGQVVNIPSFQVSAETVVSVREKAKKQARITAAVELSEQREKPTWIEVDGSKLEGTFKRLPEREDLSAEINEQLIVELYSK
- the rpsK gene encoding 30S ribosomal protein S11 gives rise to the protein MAKAPTRARKRAKRQVADGMAHIHASFNNTIVTITDRQGNALAWATSGGSGFRGSRKSTPFAAQVAAERAGEAAQEYGLKNLEVFVKGPGPGRESAIRALNATGYKITNITDVTPIPHNGCRPPKKRRV
- the rpsM gene encoding 30S ribosomal protein S13, which gives rise to MARIAGINIPEHKHTVIALQAIFGIGATRAKSICASAGVAEETKIKDLDETTIDKLRDEVAKFTVEGDLRREVSMSIKRLMDLGCFRGIRHRRSLPLRGQRTKTNARTRKGPRKPIKK